From one Catenulispora sp. GP43 genomic stretch:
- a CDS encoding UvrD-helicase domain-containing protein, with amino-acid sequence MSTPSYAPTAEQASAIDAFATGGNVVLQAGAGTGKTSTLRMLAASAPGRRGIYVAYNKAIAEEAKRTFPRTVACGTAHSLAFRAVGRTFAHRLGGPRQPAREVANILNITKPLALGSNLAPLAPQQIARLVVGMVGRFCYSADVEPGRWHLPRVPGLDDRATREHIGEALVPFARAAWADLCRRDGRLRYTHDAYLKIWQLSGPKLDADFLLFDEAQDANPVVADVVEHQGGMQVIAVGDSCQAIYAWRGAEDAMNRFGGTRLTLSQSFRFGPAVAEAANAWLSVLKAPLRLTGYDRIRSRLDVLDRPNAILCRSNAGAVGEAMTATAEGRRAALVGGGNEIRRMAQAAITLKAGAGTDHPELFAFRTWGEVQDYVQHDESGSDLKVFVKLIDSHGPDVVIAACDALAGSEQAADVVISTAHKSKGREWPTVRIADDFHAPSPDEHGKITVNAGEAMLGYVAVTRAQETLDNTGLAWVHTLTGVTR; translated from the coding sequence ATGAGCACCCCGAGCTACGCGCCCACGGCCGAGCAGGCTTCGGCCATCGACGCCTTCGCCACCGGCGGCAACGTGGTGTTGCAGGCCGGTGCGGGCACCGGCAAGACCTCCACGCTGCGGATGCTGGCGGCGTCGGCGCCGGGCCGGCGCGGGATCTACGTGGCCTACAACAAGGCCATCGCCGAGGAGGCCAAACGGACCTTCCCGCGAACGGTGGCCTGCGGCACCGCGCACTCGCTCGCGTTCCGGGCGGTTGGTCGGACCTTCGCGCATCGGCTCGGCGGTCCCCGCCAGCCTGCCCGCGAGGTCGCCAACATCCTGAACATCACCAAGCCCCTGGCACTCGGCTCGAACCTGGCACCGCTGGCCCCGCAGCAGATCGCGCGGCTGGTGGTGGGCATGGTCGGCCGGTTCTGCTACTCCGCCGATGTCGAGCCGGGCCGCTGGCACCTGCCGAGGGTGCCCGGCCTGGACGACCGCGCCACCCGCGAACACATCGGCGAGGCGCTGGTGCCGTTCGCACGGGCCGCGTGGGCGGACCTGTGCCGCCGTGACGGCCGCCTGCGCTACACCCATGACGCCTACCTGAAGATCTGGCAGTTGTCCGGGCCGAAGCTGGATGCGGACTTCCTGCTGTTCGATGAGGCGCAGGACGCCAACCCGGTCGTGGCCGACGTGGTCGAGCACCAGGGCGGCATGCAGGTGATCGCGGTCGGCGATTCCTGCCAGGCCATCTACGCTTGGCGCGGCGCCGAGGACGCGATGAACCGCTTCGGCGGCACCCGGCTGACGCTGTCGCAGTCCTTCCGCTTCGGCCCCGCCGTGGCTGAGGCCGCGAACGCGTGGCTGTCGGTGCTGAAGGCGCCGCTGCGGCTGACCGGCTACGACCGGATTCGCTCCCGGCTCGACGTGCTGGACCGGCCCAACGCGATCCTGTGCCGGTCGAATGCCGGCGCGGTCGGCGAGGCGATGACCGCCACCGCCGAGGGCCGGCGGGCGGCGCTGGTCGGCGGAGGGAACGAGATCCGCCGCATGGCCCAGGCCGCGATCACGCTGAAGGCCGGCGCGGGCACCGACCACCCGGAGCTGTTCGCGTTCCGCACCTGGGGCGAGGTGCAGGACTACGTGCAGCACGACGAGTCCGGCTCGGACCTGAAGGTGTTCGTCAAGCTCATCGACTCCCACGGTCCCGACGTCGTGATCGCAGCCTGTGACGCGCTGGCGGGTTCGGAGCAGGCCGCCGATGTGGTGATTTCCACCGCGCACAAGTCCAAGGGCCGGGAGTGGCCCACGGTGCGCATCGCCGACGACTTCCACGCCCCGTCCCCGGACGAGCACGGCAAGATCACGGTCAACGCCGGGGAGGCGATGCTCGGCTACGTCGCGGTCACCCGCGCGCAGGAGACCCTGGATAACACCGGCCTGGCTTGGGTTCACACCCTGACGGGGGTGACCCGATGA
- a CDS encoding helix-turn-helix domain-containing protein translates to MPNKATADAVEDRKALKVAEVARRYDLDKSTIYRQIKSGDLPAFRIGGSVRVPIWALADFEVTALNAAKIETKSDTATGEPAVTAVAA, encoded by the coding sequence ATGCCCAACAAGGCTACTGCCGACGCGGTCGAAGACCGCAAGGCGCTGAAGGTCGCTGAGGTGGCTCGGCGATACGACCTGGACAAGAGCACGATCTACCGTCAGATCAAGTCGGGGGACCTGCCCGCGTTCCGCATCGGCGGTTCGGTGCGGGTGCCGATCTGGGCGCTGGCCGACTTCGAGGTCACGGCGCTCAACGCCGCGAAGATCGAGACCAAGAGCGACACCGCGACGGGCGAGCCGGCGGTTACGGCGGTGGCGGCATGA
- a CDS encoding XRE family transcriptional regulator: MATQLSKIRTAREWSQSQLVRAIEIYAREHRMQIAKAESLAVYVSDWENDRRAISDKYALILRALLGVTDAELRGTSPEPDNAGGYDELLARIDSAQGVSGTLVEAFYQQTELLRTFDRQRGARSIGDQMQAHLAALQDALTFAVVRSARKPVATALAGAATLAAWQALDVGSVTRAWQHYETAKSAARDAESTAYLAHAMGEQAFALFDAGRPLLALELIREAQEVAGAHVSARLLAWLSAAEAELCAHVGEHDACRRAFDRAERLLPGDDETRDPEMLSIFLNRGHLTRWRGNVLALIGDDDAVANLYAALKTADPTFVRAQAGMYCDLAQAHTARGELSQAAEYLMTARRLATQTGSARQLRRVSRLSQA, translated from the coding sequence ATGGCAACTCAGCTCAGCAAGATCCGAACCGCTCGTGAGTGGTCTCAATCGCAGCTTGTACGCGCGATTGAGATCTACGCCCGGGAACATCGCATGCAGATCGCCAAGGCCGAGAGCCTTGCCGTTTACGTCTCGGATTGGGAGAACGATCGGCGAGCGATCAGCGACAAGTACGCGCTGATTCTCAGGGCTCTCCTTGGCGTGACCGATGCTGAGTTGCGCGGGACGTCTCCCGAACCGGACAACGCTGGCGGGTACGACGAACTCCTGGCACGAATCGACTCGGCGCAAGGCGTCAGCGGAACGCTGGTAGAAGCGTTCTACCAGCAGACAGAACTGCTCCGGACCTTCGACCGGCAACGCGGAGCGCGGAGCATCGGGGACCAGATGCAGGCGCACCTGGCGGCGCTTCAGGACGCGCTGACGTTCGCAGTAGTCCGGTCGGCACGGAAACCGGTGGCGACCGCTCTTGCCGGCGCGGCTACTCTCGCCGCCTGGCAAGCGCTCGACGTTGGCAGCGTGACTCGTGCTTGGCAGCACTACGAGACAGCCAAGAGCGCCGCTCGCGATGCTGAGTCAACCGCCTACCTTGCGCACGCCATGGGCGAACAGGCATTTGCTCTCTTCGACGCCGGTCGGCCATTGCTCGCGCTGGAGCTGATACGCGAGGCACAGGAAGTCGCTGGCGCGCACGTCTCGGCTCGGCTCCTGGCCTGGCTCAGCGCGGCCGAGGCGGAGCTCTGCGCACACGTAGGTGAGCACGATGCGTGTCGCCGAGCGTTCGACCGAGCGGAACGGCTGCTGCCCGGGGATGACGAAACCCGAGATCCCGAAATGCTCAGCATCTTCCTGAACCGAGGGCACCTGACGCGGTGGCGCGGCAACGTGCTGGCTTTGATCGGCGACGATGACGCCGTGGCAAATCTCTACGCCGCCCTCAAGACGGCCGATCCGACCTTCGTTCGCGCGCAAGCCGGCATGTACTGCGATCTGGCGCAAGCACACACCGCCCGCGGCGAGCTAAGCCAGGCTGCGGAATACCTTATGACTGCTCGCCGACTGGCAACACAGACGGGTTCGGCCCGTCAACTGCGGCGAGTCTCCCGCCTTAGCCAGGCCTGA